A genome region from Anopheles stephensi strain Indian chromosome 2, UCI_ANSTEP_V1.0, whole genome shotgun sequence includes the following:
- the LOC118506716 gene encoding uncharacterized protein LOC118506716, whose translation MVQQRRRQRRPRTRRNRHDYDYDESRCAIVSPDEGSYQWPSAVGRNEEVRRERHMKIDCASKRKTRADSLHTKVQHCGKRESRFEGHCADFECCATVGNAAR comes from the exons ATGGTACAGcagcgacgacgacaacgacgaccacGAACGCGCCGGAACCGCCACGACTACGACTACGACGAATCAC GATGCGCCATCGTTTCGCCGGACGAAGGTTCTTACCAGTGGCCGAGCGCAGTTGGTAGGAACGAAGAGGTACGCCGGGAGCGGCACATGAAGATCGACTGCGCCAGCAAGCGCAAGACAAGAGCAGACAGCCTGCACACCAAAGTTCAGCACTGTGGCAAGCGAGAGTCACGGTTTGAAGGACATTGTGCCGATTTCGAATGCTGTGCCACGGTTGGAAACGCAGCACGCTAG